The following are encoded together in the Osmia lignaria lignaria isolate PbOS001 chromosome 6, iyOsmLign1, whole genome shotgun sequence genome:
- the LOC143305391 gene encoding ral GTPase-activating protein subunit beta isoform X4, with amino-acid sequence MNLGVFNRVNLKDSQGGMYSEWASLSVLIQQGSEESQSVLEKFSPGAGKEVALSIVRQLAANLGITQAAEPSPLCTDKEVQWCMEVICFGLSLPLAEHDTVRDCVNVYCEWLSALYSTPKICVPKPIIDDPNFYARKIISHFHNLFVPRKGEVWPFLYQDLGTDTINRQAVLCHRVLRTLQQIARGPATLERETWESLLLFLIGINDALLAPPATREDAGEQLCERVLGVLLEVWLVACERNFPSPPLWRTLRESCLRWRHRLALVEQWNRVCLALTARLLQIMYGPMFPELKISEEDSQLVPPTMSDEAVAQAWYRLLRTIGDPVDLCRPAVISQTQAFLQYAIASPNVIDPCQHPCLQSLPQIFLKAIKGIAGQIDAFLVTNVLGVSQACCWEECCVSTITSGSASTGSGGMGWDKASNKDLTQPSPTPPTQRRLAKSFSVTPSAVTKGIPKASLIGLTTSRVSSTPPMLMSNSGPSSASSTTSMTSLVQDIRPPLAPGRPKCNSILHLFGEWLFEAAFIGTDGWSQNLPQPSGATKRPSSVLVDGPSSLQENVNDVPPALCIDRYEAGRAEALGALCRIFCAKKTGEEIFPVYLARFYQAMNHGLKVDESRECGETLSSIILNSADLFRLDLNGVQVLVPAMISALETVLPEKDLKLKSNVVSKPDLRRASIHLLISMLALPLHFQNLTIKELPTFANSVITEKNHVTFAQLKSRLMNLLINALQVETDPQNTHMLLGALLLSVQDSAAAEEVEQVTQPDTMAHDSAVNLLSSDSAHALFVRATYLVCHRLISSWKTDLNISLAALEILSGLARTRIRETDALECKRAVKWLCDYIAYQCWRPPPAHSKDLHSSIVAAFSCLTTWLTAHPQLLQDKDCLTTVLEVVELGVSGTKSVGKPGEPIKMKDEKELKPASMRVRDAADALLTVILEQVGYFPSACGAQSLSSLLDEVSLLRHCNSWTGGRVPRQAAVERFRYFVAENATILALLEEPLGNDQDPQPTVTVLIRGPFGRHAWTLQLRHLPRHRSSIRSVNTNPGRPLPLAEAAPRTDYKPRFFPDNVDRIPHCKVDESIPSLEAVMNDNDVIRSEHQILSQLLERQMNIETKYCDGYDKVPDEKPDECVPPQICHEFQTARLFLSHFGFLNMEPKENDESRNGSLTALDPTIPGFSLDLETLDNISPRTCDTVYIFYVKAGQKSSTEILSNVLHEANVSTNFLEFLNSLGWPVSVSAHAGWTGHVSTSWRVTPQLNVPQPAHSDHGGALYNGDTHVLYWADVSSEIAFVVPTQSNNMLSSDSLEETSFGSDISTNQVWFERSISESTSSRNCGTGQNTVQNSRAMSLDLEKQPPSLTGSNPSNSSSADPVKPRRATKQVLPVQTDIKIMVVWLESLEDYAQFPIGDLLPCTYTGLEQSRVIQASDVQVIFIQALSSGLMRVRLQGPVSRINLATPLIDGMVVSRRVLGTLVRQTALNMGRRKRLDNDSYHPPHVRRRLKIQEMVQKYRKNLTDPELLTLLFSSTQTYQV; translated from the exons ATGAATTTAGGCGTGTTTAACAGAGTTAATCTTAAG gaTTCCCAAGGAGGAATGTATTCCGAATGGGCTTCTCTAAGTGTTTTAATTCAGCAAGGCTCAGAAGAAAGCCAAAGTGTGCTAGAGAAATTTTCACCTGGAGCAGGAAAAGAAGTTGCATTGTCTATTGTACGTCAACTTGCTGCAAATCTTGGTATTACACAAGCAGCTGAGCCAAGTCCATTATGTACAGATAAAGAAGTACAATGGTGTATGGAAGTGATATGTTTTGGATTATCATTACCACTAGCTGAACATGATACTGTCAGAGATTGTGTTAATGTATATTGTGAATGGTTATCTGCATTATATTCCACACCAAAGATTTGTGTACCCAAACCAATTATAGATGATCCTAATTTTTatgcaagaaaaataataagtcattttcataatttatttgttCCACGAAAAGGAGAAG TTTGGCCATTTTTATATCAGGATCTAG ggACAGATACAATTAATAGACAAGCTGTTTTATGCCATAGAGTGCTTAGAACGTTACAGCAAATTGCAAGAGGCCCTGCTACCTTAGAAAGGGAAACTTGGGAAAGCTTGTTACTATTTCTTATTGGTATTAATGATGCACTGTTAGCTCCACCAGCAACAAGGGAAGATGCTGGAGAGCAATTGTGTGAAAGAGTTCTAGGTGTATTATTAGAG GTATGGTTGGTGGCGTGTGAACGTAATTTTCCTTCACCACCATTATGGCGCACATTAAGGGAGTCTTGTTTGCGTTGGAGACACAGATTAGCATTAGTAGAACAATGGAATCGTGTCTGCCTTGCTCTTACAGCAAGACTTTTGCAAATCATGTATGGCCCAATGTTTCCAGAACTAAAAAtaa GCGAAGAAGATTCTCAACTTGTACCACCTACAATGTCAGATGAAGCAGTAGCACAAGCTTGGTACAGACTTTTACGAACTATAGGCGATCCAGTTGATTTATGCAGACCTGCTGTTATTTCACAGACACAAGCATTTTTACAATATGCTATTGCTAGCCCAAATGTAATAGATCCATGTCAACATCCATGTTTGCAAAGCTTACcacaaatatttttgaaagcCATAAAAGGTATAGCTGGACAGATTGACGCTTTTCTTG TCACAAATGTTTTAGGAGTTTCACAGGCATGTTGCTGGGAAGAGTGTTGTGTATCTACAATCACATCTGGATCTGCTAGCACTGGAAGTGGAGGTATGGGGTGGGATAAAGCAAGTAATAAGGATCTGACACAACCTTCTCCTACACCTCCAACACAGCGCAGACTTGCCAAAAGTTTCAGTGTTACACCTTCTGCAGTAACTAAGG gAATTCCGAAAGCTTCCTTAATTGGTTTAACAACGAGTCGTGTTTCAAGTACACCACCTATGTTAATGTCTAATTCAGGACCATCATCAGCTTCGAGTACCACAT CTATGACCTCTCTAGTTCAAGATATTAGACCTCCTTTAGCTCCAGGACGTCCAAAATGTAATAGTATATTGCATCTTTTTGGAGAATGGTTATTTGAGGCTGCATTTATAGGTACTGATGGATGGTCACAAAATTTGCCTC AACCGTCAGGTGCAACGAAACGCCCGTCTTCCGTACTTGTTGACGGGCCTAGTTCGTTACAAGAAAATGTTAACGATGTACCGCCAGCTCTTTGTATAGATCGCTACGAAGCTGGAAGAGCAGAAGCTTTAGGTGCATTATGTAGAATTTTCTGTGCTAAAAAAACTGGCGAAGAGATTTTCCCTGTCTATCTAGCTAGATTTTATCAAGCAATGAATCATGGTCTTAAAGTTGATGAA TCTCGGGAATGTGGCGAAACATTATCaagcattattttaaattctGCAGATTTATTTCGTTTAGATTTAAATGGCGTACAAGTACTGGTACCAGCAATGATTTCGGCACTTGAAACTGTACTTCCAGAAAAAGATTTAAAACTGAAATCTAATGTGGTATCAAAACCAGATTTGCGAAGAGCCTccatacatttattaatatcaatGCTAGCATTACCTTTACACTTCCAA AATCTCACTATTAAAGAACTTCCAACATTTGCAAATTCGGTAATCACGGAAAAGAATCATGTAACATTTGCACAACTAAAATCAAGACTTATGAATTTGCTTATAAATGCATTACAAGTTGAAACTGATCCTCAGAATACTCATATGTTATTAG gagCCCTTTTATTAAGTGTACAAGATTCTGCAGCAGCAGAAGAAGTTGAACAAGTTACACAACCTGATACTATGGCACATGATTCTGCTGTTAACTTATTGTCCTCAG attcagctcatgcTCTTTTTGTAAGAGCAACATACTTAGTTTGCCACAGATTAATATCGTCATGGAAAACAGATCTGAATATTTCTTTAGCAGCTCTTGAAATATTATCAGGATTAGCAAGAACACGTATTCGTGAAACAG ATGCCCTAGAATGTAAACGTGCCGTAAAATGGTTGTGTGATTATATTGCATATCAGTGTTGGCGTCCACCGCCGGCTCATTCGAAAGATCTCCATTCCTCTATTGTTGCTGCCTTTAGTTGCTTAACAACTTGGTTAACTGCTCATCCTCAATTACTACAA GACAAGGATTGTTTAACTACAGTTTTAGAGGTAGTTGAACTTGGTGTGTCAGGAACCAAAAGTGTAGGCAAACCCGGTGAACCTATTAAAATGAAAGATGAGAAAGAATTAAAACCAGCATCTATGCGTGTTAGAGATGCTGCTGATGCACTTCTTACAGTCATTCTAGAACAA gtTGGTTATTTTCCCAGTGCATGTGGAGCACAATCATTGTCATCATTATTAGATGAAGTGTCACTTCTTCGTCATTGCAATAGTTGGACTGGTGGTCGAGTGCCCCGTCAAGCGGCAGTTGAAAGATTTCGTTATTTCGTTGCCGAGAATGCTACTATTTTAGCTTTATTAGAAGAGCCTCTTGGAAACGATCAAGACCCACAACCTACTGTAACAGTATTAATACGCGGTCCATTTGGTAGACATGCATGGACATTACAACTTCGACATTTACCAAGGCACAGATCTAGTATAAGAAGTGTTAATACAAATCCAGGTCGACCACTGCCGTTAGCAGAAGCTGCACCACGTACGGATTACAAACCTAGATTCTTTCCTGATAATGTGGACCGAATTCCTCATTGTAAAGT GGATGAATCTATACCGAGTCTTGAGGCAGTCATGAATGATAATGACGTGATAAGAAGTGAACATCAAATTTTATCACAGTTATTGGAACGTCAAATGAATATTGAAACGAAATATTGTGATGGATATGATAAAGTTCCAGATGAAAAACCGGACGAATGTGTACCACCTCAAATATGTCAcgaatttcaaacagctcgtctTTTTTTAAGTCATTTTGGTTTTCTAAACATGGAACCCAAAGAAAATGATGAGTCCAGAAATGGTAGTCTTACAGCCTTGGATCCTACCATTCCAGGATTTTCTTTAGATTTAGAAACTTTAGATAATATTAGTCCAAGAACATGTGACACTGTATATATCTTTTATGTGAAAGCTGGTCAAAAAAGCTCTACAGAAATATTATCTAATgtg TTACATGAAGCGAATGTGTCAACcaattttttggaatttttaaattctcttGGATGGCCTGTTTCTGTATCAGCACATGCAGGCTGGACTGGTCATGTTTCCACTTCATGGAGGGTGACACCACAGTTAAATGTTCCACAACCAGCTCATTCTGATCATGGTGGGGCACTTTATAATGGAGATACTCACGTACTTTATTGGGCAGATGTTAGCTCTGAAATCGCTTTTGTTGTACCAACTCAATCAAACAATATGCTGAGTTCAGACTCTTTAGAAGAAACAAGTTTTGGTAGTGATATTAGTACTAATCAAG ttTGGTTCGAAAGAAGCATCAGTGAAAGTACTAGCTCCCGAAATTGTGGAACGGGGCAAAACACAGTACAAAATTCACGAGCGATGTCGCTTGATTTAGAAAAGCAACCACCCAGTTTAACAGGATCTAATCCTTCTAATTCTTCTAGTGCAGATCCAGTTAAACCAAGAAGAGCAACCAAACAAGTTTTACCTGTACAAACCGATATCAAAATTATGGTTGTTTGGCTAGAAAGCTTAGAAGATTATGCTCAATTTCCAATTG GTGATCTTCTCCCTTGTACCTATACTGGCCTTGAACAATCTAGAGTAATACAAGCATCAGATGTTCAAGTAATTTTCATTCAAGCACTTAGTAGTGGATTAATGAGAGTCAGATTACAAGGTCCAGTTTCTAGAATTAATTTAGCTACTCCTTTAATTGATGGTATGGTCGTGTCGAGACGGGTATTGGGAACACTTGTCAGACAAACAGCATTGAATATGGGACGTAGAAAACGACTTGATAATGACAG TTATCATCCACCACATGTTCGTAGACGGTTAAAAATTCAAGAAATGGTacagaaatatagaaaaaattTAACTGATCCAGaattattaacattattatttaGTAGCACACAAACTTATCAAGTTTAg
- the LOC143305391 gene encoding ral GTPase-activating protein subunit beta isoform X1 encodes MNLGVFNRVNLKDSQGGMYSEWASLSVLIQQGSEESQSVLEKFSPGAGKEVALSIVRQLAANLGITQAAEPSPLCTDKEVQWCMEVICFGLSLPLAEHDTVRDCVNVYCEWLSALYSTPKICVPKPIIDDPNFYARKIISHFHNLFVPRKGEVWPFLYQDLGTDTINRQAVLCHRVLRTLQQIARGPATLERETWESLLLFLIGINDALLAPPATREDAGEQLCERVLGVLLEVWLVACERNFPSPPLWRTLRESCLRWRHRLALVEQWNRVCLALTARLLQIMYGPMFPELKISEEDSQLVPPTMSDEAVAQAWYRLLRTIGDPVDLCRPAVISQTQAFLQYAIASPNVIDPCQHPCLQSLPQIFLKAIKGIAGQIDAFLVTNVLGVSQACCWEECCVSTITSGSASTGSGGMGWDKASNKDLTQPSPTPPTQRRLAKSFSVTPSAVTKGIPKASLIGLTTSRVSSTPPMLMSNSGPSSASSTTSMTSLVQDIRPPLAPGRPKCNSILHLFGEWLFEAAFIGTDGWSQNLPQPSGATKRPSSVLVDGPSSLQENVNDVPPALCIDRYEAGRAEALGALCRIFCAKKTGEEIFPVYLARFYQAMNHGLKVDESRECGETLSSIILNSADLFRLDLNGVQVLVPAMISALETVLPEKDLKLKSNVVSKPDLRRASIHLLISMLALPLHFQNLTIKELPTFANSVITEKNHVTFAQLKSRLMNLLINALQVETDPQNTHMLLGALLLSVQDSAAAEEVEQVTQPDTMAHDSAVNLLSSVTSDSASQISISSDQRSLGETSDITTLQEECVAFDSAHALFVRATYLVCHRLISSWKTDLNISLAALEILSGLARTRIRETDALECKRAVKWLCDYIAYQCWRPPPAHSKDLHSSIVAAFSCLTTWLTAHPQLLQDKDCLTTVLEVVELGVSGTKSVGKPGEPIKMKDEKELKPASMRVRDAADALLTVILEQVGYFPSACGAQSLSSLLDEVSLLRHCNSWTGGRVPRQAAVERFRYFVAENATILALLEEPLGNDQDPQPTVTVLIRGPFGRHAWTLQLRHLPRHRSSIRSVNTNPGRPLPLAEAAPRTDYKPRFFPDNVDRIPHCKVDESIPSLEAVMNDNDVIRSEHQILSQLLERQMNIETKYCDGYDKVPDEKPDECVPPQICHEFQTARLFLSHFGFLNMEPKENDESRNGSLTALDPTIPGFSLDLETLDNISPRTCDTVYIFYVKAGQKSSTEILSNVLHEANVSTNFLEFLNSLGWPVSVSAHAGWTGHVSTSWRVTPQLNVPQPAHSDHGGALYNGDTHVLYWADVSSEIAFVVPTQSNNMLSSDSLEETSFGSDISTNQVWFERSISESTSSRNCGTGQNTVQNSRAMSLDLEKQPPSLTGSNPSNSSSADPVKPRRATKQVLPVQTDIKIMVVWLESLEDYAQFPIGDLLPCTYTGLEQSRVIQASDVQVIFIQALSSGLMRVRLQGPVSRINLATPLIDGMVVSRRVLGTLVRQTALNMGRRKRLDNDSYHPPHVRRRLKIQEMVQKYRKNLTDPELLTLLFSSTQTYQV; translated from the exons ATGAATTTAGGCGTGTTTAACAGAGTTAATCTTAAG gaTTCCCAAGGAGGAATGTATTCCGAATGGGCTTCTCTAAGTGTTTTAATTCAGCAAGGCTCAGAAGAAAGCCAAAGTGTGCTAGAGAAATTTTCACCTGGAGCAGGAAAAGAAGTTGCATTGTCTATTGTACGTCAACTTGCTGCAAATCTTGGTATTACACAAGCAGCTGAGCCAAGTCCATTATGTACAGATAAAGAAGTACAATGGTGTATGGAAGTGATATGTTTTGGATTATCATTACCACTAGCTGAACATGATACTGTCAGAGATTGTGTTAATGTATATTGTGAATGGTTATCTGCATTATATTCCACACCAAAGATTTGTGTACCCAAACCAATTATAGATGATCCTAATTTTTatgcaagaaaaataataagtcattttcataatttatttgttCCACGAAAAGGAGAAG TTTGGCCATTTTTATATCAGGATCTAG ggACAGATACAATTAATAGACAAGCTGTTTTATGCCATAGAGTGCTTAGAACGTTACAGCAAATTGCAAGAGGCCCTGCTACCTTAGAAAGGGAAACTTGGGAAAGCTTGTTACTATTTCTTATTGGTATTAATGATGCACTGTTAGCTCCACCAGCAACAAGGGAAGATGCTGGAGAGCAATTGTGTGAAAGAGTTCTAGGTGTATTATTAGAG GTATGGTTGGTGGCGTGTGAACGTAATTTTCCTTCACCACCATTATGGCGCACATTAAGGGAGTCTTGTTTGCGTTGGAGACACAGATTAGCATTAGTAGAACAATGGAATCGTGTCTGCCTTGCTCTTACAGCAAGACTTTTGCAAATCATGTATGGCCCAATGTTTCCAGAACTAAAAAtaa GCGAAGAAGATTCTCAACTTGTACCACCTACAATGTCAGATGAAGCAGTAGCACAAGCTTGGTACAGACTTTTACGAACTATAGGCGATCCAGTTGATTTATGCAGACCTGCTGTTATTTCACAGACACAAGCATTTTTACAATATGCTATTGCTAGCCCAAATGTAATAGATCCATGTCAACATCCATGTTTGCAAAGCTTACcacaaatatttttgaaagcCATAAAAGGTATAGCTGGACAGATTGACGCTTTTCTTG TCACAAATGTTTTAGGAGTTTCACAGGCATGTTGCTGGGAAGAGTGTTGTGTATCTACAATCACATCTGGATCTGCTAGCACTGGAAGTGGAGGTATGGGGTGGGATAAAGCAAGTAATAAGGATCTGACACAACCTTCTCCTACACCTCCAACACAGCGCAGACTTGCCAAAAGTTTCAGTGTTACACCTTCTGCAGTAACTAAGG gAATTCCGAAAGCTTCCTTAATTGGTTTAACAACGAGTCGTGTTTCAAGTACACCACCTATGTTAATGTCTAATTCAGGACCATCATCAGCTTCGAGTACCACAT CTATGACCTCTCTAGTTCAAGATATTAGACCTCCTTTAGCTCCAGGACGTCCAAAATGTAATAGTATATTGCATCTTTTTGGAGAATGGTTATTTGAGGCTGCATTTATAGGTACTGATGGATGGTCACAAAATTTGCCTC AACCGTCAGGTGCAACGAAACGCCCGTCTTCCGTACTTGTTGACGGGCCTAGTTCGTTACAAGAAAATGTTAACGATGTACCGCCAGCTCTTTGTATAGATCGCTACGAAGCTGGAAGAGCAGAAGCTTTAGGTGCATTATGTAGAATTTTCTGTGCTAAAAAAACTGGCGAAGAGATTTTCCCTGTCTATCTAGCTAGATTTTATCAAGCAATGAATCATGGTCTTAAAGTTGATGAA TCTCGGGAATGTGGCGAAACATTATCaagcattattttaaattctGCAGATTTATTTCGTTTAGATTTAAATGGCGTACAAGTACTGGTACCAGCAATGATTTCGGCACTTGAAACTGTACTTCCAGAAAAAGATTTAAAACTGAAATCTAATGTGGTATCAAAACCAGATTTGCGAAGAGCCTccatacatttattaatatcaatGCTAGCATTACCTTTACACTTCCAA AATCTCACTATTAAAGAACTTCCAACATTTGCAAATTCGGTAATCACGGAAAAGAATCATGTAACATTTGCACAACTAAAATCAAGACTTATGAATTTGCTTATAAATGCATTACAAGTTGAAACTGATCCTCAGAATACTCATATGTTATTAG gagCCCTTTTATTAAGTGTACAAGATTCTGCAGCAGCAGAAGAAGTTGAACAAGTTACACAACCTGATACTATGGCACATGATTCTGCTGTTAACTTATTGTCCTCAG TCACCAGCGATTCAGCCAGTCAAATAAGTATATCCAGTGATCAACGCTCGCTCGGCGAAACCTCTGATATTACAACTCTTCAAGAGGAATGTGTTGCATTTG attcagctcatgcTCTTTTTGTAAGAGCAACATACTTAGTTTGCCACAGATTAATATCGTCATGGAAAACAGATCTGAATATTTCTTTAGCAGCTCTTGAAATATTATCAGGATTAGCAAGAACACGTATTCGTGAAACAG ATGCCCTAGAATGTAAACGTGCCGTAAAATGGTTGTGTGATTATATTGCATATCAGTGTTGGCGTCCACCGCCGGCTCATTCGAAAGATCTCCATTCCTCTATTGTTGCTGCCTTTAGTTGCTTAACAACTTGGTTAACTGCTCATCCTCAATTACTACAA GACAAGGATTGTTTAACTACAGTTTTAGAGGTAGTTGAACTTGGTGTGTCAGGAACCAAAAGTGTAGGCAAACCCGGTGAACCTATTAAAATGAAAGATGAGAAAGAATTAAAACCAGCATCTATGCGTGTTAGAGATGCTGCTGATGCACTTCTTACAGTCATTCTAGAACAA gtTGGTTATTTTCCCAGTGCATGTGGAGCACAATCATTGTCATCATTATTAGATGAAGTGTCACTTCTTCGTCATTGCAATAGTTGGACTGGTGGTCGAGTGCCCCGTCAAGCGGCAGTTGAAAGATTTCGTTATTTCGTTGCCGAGAATGCTACTATTTTAGCTTTATTAGAAGAGCCTCTTGGAAACGATCAAGACCCACAACCTACTGTAACAGTATTAATACGCGGTCCATTTGGTAGACATGCATGGACATTACAACTTCGACATTTACCAAGGCACAGATCTAGTATAAGAAGTGTTAATACAAATCCAGGTCGACCACTGCCGTTAGCAGAAGCTGCACCACGTACGGATTACAAACCTAGATTCTTTCCTGATAATGTGGACCGAATTCCTCATTGTAAAGT GGATGAATCTATACCGAGTCTTGAGGCAGTCATGAATGATAATGACGTGATAAGAAGTGAACATCAAATTTTATCACAGTTATTGGAACGTCAAATGAATATTGAAACGAAATATTGTGATGGATATGATAAAGTTCCAGATGAAAAACCGGACGAATGTGTACCACCTCAAATATGTCAcgaatttcaaacagctcgtctTTTTTTAAGTCATTTTGGTTTTCTAAACATGGAACCCAAAGAAAATGATGAGTCCAGAAATGGTAGTCTTACAGCCTTGGATCCTACCATTCCAGGATTTTCTTTAGATTTAGAAACTTTAGATAATATTAGTCCAAGAACATGTGACACTGTATATATCTTTTATGTGAAAGCTGGTCAAAAAAGCTCTACAGAAATATTATCTAATgtg TTACATGAAGCGAATGTGTCAACcaattttttggaatttttaaattctcttGGATGGCCTGTTTCTGTATCAGCACATGCAGGCTGGACTGGTCATGTTTCCACTTCATGGAGGGTGACACCACAGTTAAATGTTCCACAACCAGCTCATTCTGATCATGGTGGGGCACTTTATAATGGAGATACTCACGTACTTTATTGGGCAGATGTTAGCTCTGAAATCGCTTTTGTTGTACCAACTCAATCAAACAATATGCTGAGTTCAGACTCTTTAGAAGAAACAAGTTTTGGTAGTGATATTAGTACTAATCAAG ttTGGTTCGAAAGAAGCATCAGTGAAAGTACTAGCTCCCGAAATTGTGGAACGGGGCAAAACACAGTACAAAATTCACGAGCGATGTCGCTTGATTTAGAAAAGCAACCACCCAGTTTAACAGGATCTAATCCTTCTAATTCTTCTAGTGCAGATCCAGTTAAACCAAGAAGAGCAACCAAACAAGTTTTACCTGTACAAACCGATATCAAAATTATGGTTGTTTGGCTAGAAAGCTTAGAAGATTATGCTCAATTTCCAATTG GTGATCTTCTCCCTTGTACCTATACTGGCCTTGAACAATCTAGAGTAATACAAGCATCAGATGTTCAAGTAATTTTCATTCAAGCACTTAGTAGTGGATTAATGAGAGTCAGATTACAAGGTCCAGTTTCTAGAATTAATTTAGCTACTCCTTTAATTGATGGTATGGTCGTGTCGAGACGGGTATTGGGAACACTTGTCAGACAAACAGCATTGAATATGGGACGTAGAAAACGACTTGATAATGACAG TTATCATCCACCACATGTTCGTAGACGGTTAAAAATTCAAGAAATGGTacagaaatatagaaaaaattTAACTGATCCAGaattattaacattattatttaGTAGCACACAAACTTATCAAGTTTAg